The sequence agaagttttgtttcctgctggcaggatagGGGTgaggggaatgtactgccacacagGGTAGTGGTGGCACTCCTTCCTGCGGTACCCAGCAGGTGGTGGTGATGTATAACTAATTCCTCCCGACCTTTTCTTATCAGAggcttttaatgttttatttggcTGCAGGTTGGCATTATCCATCACTTGGGCTTTTGATGGGGGCTCGCCCTCTGGCAAGACCCTTCTTTTCATGTTTGCTGAGCTGtacacaggcagggctggcatcGTTTGGTGCTCATTTCCCTTCTTGTGCTCTCCAGGCCATGGCATGTCCAGATGATTGTCTGGACGAAAAACAGGCGAAACCTCTTATCGCTTCTGCAAGTTTAGTTGACACAGTCTTTCCACCCTTTGATTGTATTTAATACCTTTCGTTTCACATCTTTCAGCGCTTTACAATAGTACCAAAAATCATGATATCTATAATAATGCCATTTTTGAAGGGACAAGCCGAGGTGACGGTGTCtggagggagagggcagggagagaCAAGGCAGGCAGAGGCTGGACATGGGGCATGGGGGACACTGGGTAGGAAGGTGGTGGCAGAGGGCTTTCTGTCGGGGGGGGGCTGGATCACCCCTGCCTGGGGTTGCCATCCCTGGGCAAGAGGGACTTGAGCTTTAGCTGAAATGTTGCCCTCCAGGACATCGATACGACCCTCCAGGACATGGGTGTGGCTCATGGGGCTGGGCTTGCTGTGTCCCCCCTGCTGACCTGGCATCTGGGGACACAGATGTAGATGGTGAGGGGGTGAGAAGGAGTGGAGAGGAAGATGTAGAGAATacctcctctgccagctgctggcatGGCTTTGAGATGCACCTGGTGCTCCGGAGACTGAAAAGCTCAGCTGTGGGGGGTGATGCTGTGGGCGTACATGGGCAGAGAGGAGCATGGGTAGACTGGGAAGCTGGGATGCCCTTGTCCACCTTCTGGGGGGTGACAAACAGCCCCATAGCCCTCACCCAGCACCTTCCAGGTGACTATTGGGCCAGCTGTTGGCATCTGGGGAAGAGTCTGGGACAGACCTGGTAAAAACTCATTTCTCCTTGCAAGAGCTGCGGCTGAGCTGAACAGCAAAGAAACCAGAGGGACATGCTGGAGATGGAGTTGGAGAGATCAGAAGCATGGCTGCCAAAATCTTCAGCTTCAAGTAGCCTGGATGGCCAgaggaggggcagaggggagctGAGGGCACATGGGCTGGTTGTGCTGCCTACTGGCATGGGGAGCTCAGCCAGGtctgctgggctggagccagTGCGGAGCCTGACCAGTGGTTGGTGAAGGGCTGTGACTGCAAGGACTAGGCTCAGCTCAGCACTGCTGGATTTGCAGCCAGCAGCTCCATTTTGTTGCAGGGATGCTCGGCCTCCCAGCTGCACCCCATGGCCAGCAGTACAGACACAGCCATGGGGCACAGCACTCCAATCCACTGCCCCCTTGGTGTGGAAATGCCTACAGATATCAAGAGGATTTTTTCTTCTAGGAGCCACCTGCTTCCCTAGAGAGGCCAGAGGAGTTCCCAAATTCAGCATCCTGAATGACTGGCCCCAATGCCATTGCTTTGCATGGGAGATAACTGcttcctctttgctttttattccttGCCACATTTACTTCCAGGTGTTTAACTCTCACCTTGGATCAATTTCTTGCTTAAAGTTATCCATTTTTCCATGACAAGGGCCTCTGAGATGATGAAAAATTGACATGGTGTAATAGCAGAGTAGTGCCTCTGGATCTGCAGCCAATCTCTCCTGCAGTATAGAAATAAAGCCCTCTGAACACTGCAGAATATCTGAGCAAATCCAATAGTGTCTCATTtttatataggtatatatatgGGTATTGTTACGGATGCATgcacaaccaaatccaacaggtgttaaaactcagatttattcttcagctaaAGTCAGtcagaagtccggtaacattttataaagccacaggctcaatgatgtaaagagaattaatactacaccaccgactcaagaatccccaagatttaaagcgaTGGCTCCAAAACACGCGTATCACTCACCTagaagctgagggctctctccctcgaggagttacctcgggcggtgccccgacccgagggggagtccccaactgcagacccccTGCTCCGAGAAGGACCGACTCAAAATGTTCTCTGGCGGGGCCCCGTTTATACCCCTatcaaatctgacctgtggtcatttaatcctattggGCAAGAgtgtcacctcggtgtacctggcgcatctcgactggccagttcaaatttcaacctgcagcctccagtgtttccttccccttctcccttcctggagaagtttcgtttcctgctggcaggatggggggggggggggggggggggggaatgtactgTCACAAGTGTTTGTTCTAATTGTGTTTTAGACTTACATGGTCTATTTTTTGAACGTACCTTTATACAACATAAGCAGACTCATGTGAATAATTAAATACTTAATGTAGATTGTTTCCTGGAATATCAAAACATAATAACAGTTAAAGAAAGATTAGATGTGGATGGTGTAGCATTCAGATAAAAGGCTGGTATATGTTCCATTGAtgaaactcagaagaaaaacaaagacagcaCTAGAGGGAAACCAAGGTGATGTCTTGGTGTTACTTGTGGAATGGAGAAAAGAAGGGGATCCTGGAAGGAAACAGACTTGGGAAGAAGCAAGAGGCTAAATAAAGGAAAGAATGGAAAGTAATAAATTCAACTTCACTTCTTATGGAAAAGAGACTCCAAGGTAATGTGCATGGcaaaattaatataatgaaaGATGAATTTTACAAGTGGATCCACTATTACTTAGCTAGAATAGTAATTACCACCTTTATGCTTGGATAGTCCATTAGCTTTTTTTCTGGTAAGGGAAGGCAGCAATGGTGTTACATCCCCAGCATGGTTTTGTTAGTCTCTGTGTATGCAGTAAGTCTTTTTCTGTGGATGAGTGAGATCTGACTGACTTGTGCTTGTAAAGTGAGTCTCAGTGCTTCTTGGGGAGGGAGGAATTTGTACAGCCTGCTTGCTTTGCCCACTGGTGAACTCAGGAGTGGCATGGGTGAATTGTGTTGGAGGTGGCAGCCCTCTATGGGTTTTCAGCTTTTGTGGGAGCTGCTtgggtgttggagcggcggaggaatgcacataagtcgacccaatatgagtgatagaagtgattcaactttatttgcacggatagctcatatttatacagtttgtgataattatgcctactagtcctaatatgattggtacattgctaatgtttattcattactaaaacacacccacttgtggttggcagctacgcgtgttcagtaactttctcatgagaacttcttcaaaagttacttgtgaagttatgccaaggtcacaccgtttttatttttctcctgataacagcgagaccagctgttgtttttctcccaatatcagtaaagccagctattttcggccaaggcctagtcttgctgctcaaactgacgttctttcacacagaactctgctcgcacaacttttccacaggcccatgtcctttttcagcaagccacttcccaacacttGGGGAGTGTTTATATGTACCCAGTGTAATGTGTGTGCATTAAACCTGTtgagctgagaaagaaaaatggtgctGAAGAGAACAATTTCTGATCTATATTTTAGTCCTTTTGTGGGATAGGAAGGAAGATGGGGAGACTGCCAGAAACAGGTGTTGAACTAGGTTGATTATCCCAGTGGGTCTAATATTGTGGAAGACATGGTTTAGGAAATTCTGACCTAGAGGCTTGATCAATAGGCAGTTATGAAGATGACTTGTGAATGAGTGATCTTGCtgtcagaacagaaagaaaaggcagatatGTGGAAGAAGTATCACATTGTGTGCTCTTGGGATGTGTGGGAAGGAGCAATTAAACAAACATGTACAAACATACACACTCTTTTGGGAAACACAATATTGTCTGTTGGTGGAAAGAATGGAGAATATTCCAGAGGATAAATTGTTTTTGCTTATATGAAACTTACAATGCTGACATATTATCCAAATTGAGACATCAGCATGGATGTGCCCACAAACACtggactaaaaaaaaccccaagataatACAGGTTAGTTTTTTGTTGATAGTCCTATACTGTTTTCAATCCAGCACAATCCAAAAGGATAAAAGTTCATGTGCTCAGCCTCACTATTTTGAACACAGCAGTTTGCAATTACAGTGTATTTTGACTGGTAGGTAGGTAGCCTTTGTCCATTTAATAATGGGTTTAGGTGAGATTAAACAATGGAGTATAATGTCTTCAAACGTGGTGTGTAAAGagctaagagaaaggagaggaaaacttCTGTGTCAGACTAGTATCTTCAATATAACTGAGTTGCATATTCATATAGATGGTTTTGCAATCCCCCTGTGCTGTTTTCAAACTACAAACATTTTTGTAGCTGGTCCAGTAGGTGGACATAGAGTTCTCTTCAATATACCCTGAAGAGGTGCAAAAAAAATGCTCAtctaaatacttcattttcttttgcaaataaacaCTATTGGTTTTAAGCTCTTATTGCATTGCATCTCACTTCTGATGATATTTATTATTCCATATTGCACTCAAAAAAATTCTCCATCTCTAAAGCTGGTACTTGTTTGGGAAGATCATAGTTTCAACTGGAACACTCTGTTTTGGCTGAGCTTATAGAGATTCAcctatgttaaaataaatagttgATGTCACTTTGTCACTTGATATGTAAATTAGACCGATTAATAGGGTTttactctttctttcctttagctTTTGCAGCAGCAAATTAAACAAAGACACATCAAAGTGCTATGAACAGACCAGATAATAGGTCAAACTTCATGAAGTGGTTTACTTTTCTAGGGAAATTAATCTTTGAGAATTACTCAATTTAAATTTCtaatctattatttaaaaaaaataatccaacttTTGTGAAATGCTACTTAGTTTCAACTGTAAAATGTGGAtcgacttttttttccccctgatgcTAATATGCTAGCATCACTTCAACATGTGTAACTTATGATTCCTTAGCTATAAGGATTCCTAAGCTGTAACTGATTTTGTCTTCCTCACTAGACACAGTAAGGTGTCAGTGTAAGTTGATGAGAGGCACAGTCCTTTGAAAAGTGTTTAGTGTAGTGGTAAGTTAAGTGttataaaataaatctatttagCAGATGGTGCAGAAGAATAATAcctattttaaaaagttgaaaagcCTTTCTGTCATGTTTTTATAATGTTTGTATCTGTTCAATTTACCCATGTCTTTCAGGTTTAGATTATGATAAGCTCTTGATTACTAATCAGTTAGGAAAGTGCTACAGTAATAAACTTGCTTTCAGATTATCTTGATAATTCATTTTGATGCAACTGACATGGCAAAGGACAAAGATCATTGTGTCCAAATTGTCCTTCAATTTTCATTCAATAAAATTGATGTTATTTATAATGTTAATAAAGAGGTTTCTCAGCTGTCTTTGGCAGAAACATTTCAGCAGTTTAATAGGCTTAATTACATTACACAGTAGATGAGAAGTGGGGTATGTTAGAGAGAAGAGAGGTTCAGGAGAGCtgattgcatatttttttcaagttatctcctccaagctcaagaatggtTCATCCtgatgagaaagaaatgaagaaaaggtgATAGGAGTCCCACATGGATGCACAGGGAGCTCCTGACGAAATCCAAACATAAAATGAATAtgtacaagaggtggaagcagggtcATGTGACCCAGGAGGACTATAGAGATGCTGTCTGAGtatgcagggatggggttaggaaagccaaagcctacctggagttgaatctggtgaggggtgtgaagggcaacaagaagagcttctacaGGTGTattggcagcaaaaggaagactaggaaaaatgtgagtcctctgctgaatggggcagaggATCTGGTGGCAAAGGATGCAGAACAGGCCAAAGTACTCaatgctgcctttgcctctgACTTTACTGATGAGacttgttgggaattggcttgatgaaaaaggacatgggtctatagaaaagttgtgcgagcagagttctgtgtgaaagaatgtcagcctgagcagcaagattaggccttggccgaaaatagctggctttactgatagcaggagaaaaacagcagctggtcttgccgttatcaggagaaaaataaaaacggtgtgaccttggcataacttcacaagtaacttttgaagaagttcccatgagaaagttacggaacacgcatagctgcaaactacaagtgggtgtgttttagtaatgaataaacattagcaatgtaccaatcatattaggactagtaggcataattatcgcaaactgtataaatatgagctatccgtgcaaataaagttgaatcacttctatcactcatattgggtcgacttatgtgcattcctccgccgctccaacaaatggcgcccgaacggggaccgaagaaaggggaattggagcgacggacactgagaagcaccggtagcagcgaccggggggcaaaagattaaccaaacgctgatcgtcttggttggtgtgttaactctcgtgcctggaccgtccaaaaggggttcgccgtcagtgagggctactggaaaaaggctgcaaagactttttaaccgaggtgccttaatcaaggtagcacccaggagtatcaagaagccggccggcaatggatcaagaggtagccctaaaattattactgtgctttatagaaaagcggggggtaaattgcgttaagcaagttttgggattagttgctttaggtcgtgttaagggatgctttaagaatctggatttattatttgaggagagtgaatggcgtagattaggagatgtattatgggatatggtaattgacgatgataaatcagctaaaaaactaatgaagcaaggacagaaacctttcaattagtgtgggtacagcttttgagcttagtacctggaatgctatcggaacctccctatgggatgaaattagtgacgggtctaaagaagttaaaggtcttgcaactttatggaaattgattaagacaactctgtaagaaatgaaagcagattgtaaagcgtctgcgtctgcttttgctgctctctctctccaaccgcaagcgaaagggaaaagcggggagaaaaacataatgcagcgagagagactttttggagcttgttcgcctgctcttgtgcccttgacttctgctccactccctgggactgccgatattaatcagccatccgacagttcccaagcctccctaaccgtacgattaaaggaaaccctacagaatcagggagtgagtaaaaatctgcctacgaaaaaacagcccccagataccaccgttcaacatgaacaaactatacctagcatataccctgattcaaataatgcaaacaaggacttgtctactctaaaaatagaacaaaaagagacaatgttagaattgttaaaggaaatgcgaaaaagagacggggaaaccaaccgcacccaccatagacgcggagccgcttgtaatacccgcttgtaatagccgctgcagaagaaaggcagagacattggaggggtgtaataaaagatgccattatagaagggactatgctccaagcattcccagttattgcatcaaatggacagaaaaaatgggaggtgtttgactggaaggtcattgagaaattaaggaatgctgtgagtcagtacggaatcaaatccgccttaactcaccaaatactgcaattcattttttctgctgatacgctgatacctcaagatattaaacagctagcacagctggttttgacacccgcccaaatgttagtgtttttccggcagtgggagaagctctgtgatagggaacaagcaacatcacgacaacaaacagatcccctatggggagtaaccatgcagatgctgatgggtactggacccttcgcatcagggaacgctcagttacaatgtatcactgaggttcatcatctatcacagatcttggcatatcaagcttttcttgccataccagacaatatgtacagccatgcttttacccaggtgaaacaggagaatacaatttatgaccaccctgacacgaacgagggcatgaaagaaaacatgttcaaaatacttgcttttgaaaatgctactgaaaagacacgcaaagcattgtgtaatttgccgaaaaatgcagacgttgttgatatgatagaatacatggatcgatcagtggactcacagaaagtagcctacgctgccacagctctccaaggagctacaaagaaacacgaggccagtgagacacccttggtcaagtgttctaactgtggcaaacgtggacacattaggagcaaatgtacagttactgctaacagtaagtgctgcaacaagtgtaagaaagataaccataccatcaagaatacaggaagaagggaaaattcacaccgaccgcgaaggcccctcgcgcgacgacacgaatgcaaggggcttgagctgccagccctcaggcagcctcgcaaccaccagatccgccaccgcaggaagctccggagtggatgtggaaaccgcagtcaacataaagggaccattgggggtttggacttagtgcatttttaatggggtgatcttcaacagctctagaaggaattctggtagtcccaggccttattgatgcagattattgtgggactgtgaaaattatgattcatgttttaatccctcctgtttctattcctaaaggtaccagaatagcacaattagttccattcaggtcgtgtgttccgaacccaggtgaagtacaacgtggagatggtggattcggctccacagggaaacggcaggtatactttgccatggacacaacaagaggtaaaccagaaaaggtagtgcaattggaagggcccgatggagttgtcgtcaagaaaccgatgacaatcaatacaggagctgatgttacgattatttcacgatgcatttggcctccatcgtggccatcgatcaatccaaattttggtattgcagggatagggggcacacaagccaccttaataagtcagctaccgattacatttgcgttccccgatggtgaacacattacgacgtgtccgtatgtcatgactaccccaactgaattgtttggcctcgtaggccgtgatttattgagccaaatgaaggcaatgttagtgacacatccatttttaggagcggtcactgaggggtagccaattctgaaaattaactggaaaatagatgaccctgtttggattgatcagtagctgctaaattctgaaaggctgctaaaaatacaagggttagttgaggaccaattgagagcgggacaagttgttccttctgctagtccatggaatacatcaatatttaccattcccaagaaaagtgggaagtggagactgttacatgatctcagagctgtgaatgcggtgatggacagtatgggagccctgcagccaggtttgccatctccagttatgcttccagaagaatggaatttgttaattatagatctaaaagattgcacccaggtggcgctgaacggttcgccttttcggtaccattgactaacaaggcagaaccctataagagataccattgggtcgtgttaccgcaatgaatgcgcaattcccccacgatgtgtcaggtgtatgtggcctgggcatcagagcctgtaagaaagcagtttcctcagtaacttgccacaggatgagattttaactcaattgcaggacatcttaagccatcgcggagtaataatcactcctgaaaaggtgcaaaaggcagcaccttggaagtatttggggtggcacatagatgctagcaatgttaaacctcagaaggttcaaataacatgagaaatttca comes from Accipiter gentilis chromosome W, bAccGen1.1, whole genome shotgun sequence and encodes:
- the LOC126035340 gene encoding endogenous retrovirus group K member 5 Gag polyprotein-like, with amino-acid sequence MLQAFPVIASNGQKKWEVFDWKVIEKLRNAVSQYGIKSALTHQILQFIFSADTLIPQDIKQLAQLVLTPAQMLVFFRQWEKLCDREQATSRQQTDPLWGVTMQMLMGTGPFASGNAQLQCITEVHHLSQILAYQAFLAIPDNMYSHAFTQVKQENTIYDHPDTNEGMKENMFKILAFENATEKTRKALCNLPKNADVVDMIEYMDRSVDSQKVAYAATALQGATKKHEASETPLVKCSNCGKRGHIRSKCTVTANSKCCNKCKKDNHTIKNTGRRENSHRPRRPLARRHECKGLELPALRQPRNHQIRHRRKLRSGCGNRSQHKGTIGGLDLVHF